Genomic segment of Planctomycetota bacterium:
GACGTGTCGGTCAAGCTCGTCAGCGAAGTCGGCGTCGGTACCGTCGCCGCGGGCGTGGCCAAAGCGAAGGCAGACCACATTGTCATCTCCGGCTACGGCGGGGGGACCGGCAATGCCGCGCTGTCATCCATCAAGCACTGCGGCTTGCCGTGGGAGATCGGCCTCGCCGAGACCCAGCAAACCCTCGTGCTCAATGGCCTGCGTGGCCGAGTGAAACTCCAATCCGACGGCGGCATGAAGACCGGCCGTGACGTGGTCGTTGCCGCGCTGCTAGGTGCCGAAGAAGTCGGTTTCTCGACCGCGCCGCTCATCGCGACCGGCTGCATCATGATGCGCGTCTGCCACCTCAACACCTGCCCCGTCGGCATCGCGACCCAAGACCCGGAGCTGCGTGCGAAGTTCAAGGGCACGCCCGAGCAGGTGATCAACTACATGTTCTTCGTCGCCGAGGAAGTGCGGCAGCACATGGCCGAGCTCGGCTTCCGGACCTACGACGAGATGGTGGGGCGGTCGGATTGCTTGACCTTCCCCGACTTCTCCGATCACCCAAAGGCCAAGTTCCTGAACCTCGACGCGATTCTGCACCGTCCGCAGATCCGCGAGGGCGACACGATCCGCTGCACGCAGGTGCAGGACCACGGCCTCGACCGTGCCCTCGACAACCAGCTCATCGAGCTCGCCGAGCCGGCGCTCGAACGCGGCGAGAAGGTCAGCCACTTCCTGCCGGTCCGCAACATCAACCGCACCGCCGGCACGATGCTCAGCGGCGAGATCGCCAAACGCTTCGGCCAGGCCGGTCTGCCCGACGGCAGCATCCACTTCAAGTTCTCCGGCTCGGCCGGCCAGTCGTTCGGTGCCTTCCTCGCCCACGGCGTCACGCTCGAAGTCGAAGGCGACGCCAACGACTATCTCGGCAAGGGCCTCTCCGGCGGCCGCATCATCGCGTACCCGCCGAAGGTCGCGACGTTCAAGCCCGAGGAGAACATCATCGCCGGCAACGTGATCTGCTACGGCGCGATCACCGGCGAGATCTTCCTGCGCGGCATCGTCGGCGAACGCTTCTGCGTTCGGAACTCCGGCGCGACCGCCGTCGTCGAAGGCGTCGGCGACCACGGCTGCGAGTACATGACCGGCGGCCGCGTGGTCGTGCTCGGGCAGACCGGACGAAACTTCGCCGCAGGCATGTCCGGCGGCGTTGCCTACGTCTACGACCTTGCCCGTAACTTCCGCTCTCTTTGCAACACCGAGATGGTCGACCTGGAGTCGATCGCGCCCGAGGACGACGATGTCGCTGAGCTGCGCGGACTGCTCGAAAAACATGTCGACCACACCGAAAGCGGTCGTGCGCAGTATGTCCTCGACAACTTCGCCGAGGAGTTGGAGAAGTTTGTCCGCGTGATGCCGACCGACTACCGCCGCGTGCTCGAACACCGCAAGGCCATCGAGCAACGAGCCTCGGAACTCGCGGAGAAACAGGTGTGATCAACCTTCGTTGAACATGCTCATGCCACGCGGGTTGAGGAACCAGTTGTCGTACCCCGGGATGACGATGTCCGCGATTTCGTAGACCTCGCTGATCGCCTCCTGCGCACCGGACACCGACGCGACGTCGGGCAACACCTGGCCGGCGAGGAAATGCTCCTGCGTTGGCACCGCCGGCCCGGCGATGAGCACGGTCCGGCTCCGCTCGGACACGAGCAGCCCGCACGTCCCGGCCGTCACGCCCGGCATCGGAAACAGGTCCACGCCTTCGACCGGCTTGTCCTCGGCAGGCTTCATCCGGGCCAGCAGTTGCAACTCGGCGGTGAGTGCGTCACGCACGTCCGACGCACCGCGTTCGAGGAGCGTCTTGACATGCCCGGCCACGGCGGCAAGCTCACGCTCGTCGGCCAGCCACGTCGCGTGCTCGAACCGGTCGATCCCGCCGCGGTGGTGTGGCAGCAACGTCGTGAGGAACACCATGTCAATGTCATCCGCCGAGATGCCACATCGTTCGCCCAGTCGAGCTTCCAACACCTGCGGCGGTAGCGCCGGGTCGACCAGCAGCGATTTGTCGCCGACCCGGATGAGCGTCGTCGTGGCGTGCGGCGTGCGGACGGCGCTCTGCTCGTTCCAGAGCAGATTTCGCCCGAGTGTGCCCAGGCTGATGATGTCGATGCGGGGTTCGTTCATGGTGTTCGCGGTGCTGCTGGTCGGTTGTGCGAGCAACAGTACGCCCGACGCGCAAGGGCCGACCAAGCTCCGCCTTTCGCACGTCGAGTTGGACGACCGCTACGGCGACCCGGAACTCCGTGCGGAGATCGTCGATTCACTCGCGGCGCTTCGGGTTCGGTTGCGGGACATCGCGCCGCTCGATGAGTTCGAGCCGATCGAGGTGAAGTTGTTCGCGACGCGGTCGAAGATGGCCAGTTGGGCCCGTGCGGAGGGGATTTCAGCGTTCGAAAACATCGACCGGGGCGGAATCAGCGGCGACTTCGGCGCGGCGTTGTACTACGTCGGCGACCATGACACCCTGCGGCTTGCCCGGCACGAATACGTCCACCAATATCTCCGCCAAAACACCGACAAGCAACTGCCACCGTTCGTGGAAGAGGGGGTTGCCACGATGTTGGACGGCGGAGCGGATACGGCCCGGATCGAGTTGCTGCGAGAACTTGAGGTGGTCGCTCCCATCGGCGACCTGATCGGTACGCACGCAGGTCAACTCGGCAACCGGTCGATGGCTGAGCGCTCGGCTTGGTACGCACAAGCCTGGGCGTTCGCAGAGTTCATCGAGCGGCGATACCCCGACTACTGGCGGACGTACTTCACCCGGGCCGGCGGCTTTGCGGCACTGCTCACCGAGCGGGCCAAGCTGGACTGGCCCGGCATCGAGTCCGCGTATCAAGTCTTCGTTCGCGAGGAACTCATCGATTGAACATTCGGCAAATCATTTTCTACAGCGGCCGGGTACAGGGCGTTGGCTTCCGAGCGACAACGTGCAGCGCCGCTCGCGGCTTCGCCGTCACCGGCACGGTGCGCAACCTGCCTGACGGGCGCGTCGAGGTTGTCGTCGAGGGCGATGTCGACGAGGTCGCGGACTTTCGCCGCGAGCTCGCCAGCCGGATGGCCGGCTTCATCCGCGATAGCCAAACGCTCGATGCGTCACACACCGGTGAGCTCGAAGACTTTCGCGTTATCCGCTAATCCTCGGGCTTTTCACCCTTGGGGCGGGTCTTCCAACGGCGATGGACCCAAAGGTACTGCCCCGGATCTTCACTGACGAACGTCTCGATCCCGCGGGTGTAGCGTTCGGTGATGTACCGCAGCGGGTCGTCTTGCGATTCCCAATCCTCGGGGTAGATCACGTCGGACGCGCCGACGTGGAACTGAAACTTGCCCTCGACCCGTCGTGCGTAGCCGACGACGACGGGGACACGGTACTGCATGGCGAGCAGCCCGATCGACTTGTACGTCGACGCGAGCCGGCCGAAGAACGGGACGAACATCCCTTTCGGCCCGGCGTTCTGGTCCGCGATGAACCCGACCGCGCCGTGGTTGTCGAGTGCGTTGGACACATCAACCGTCGCGCCCTTTTTGTCGACGATCTTCTGTCCGAGGCGTTCGCGCACGCCGAGCAGCCAGTCATTGATGTAAGGGTTGTCCAACGGCCGCGCGACCGACACCGTGTCGAACCCGAGCAAGGCGAGGACATAACCGAGGATTTCCCAGTTGCCGTAGTGGCCGGTGAGCATGATCACGCCGCGATGCTCATCGAGTAGCAGCTCGATCGTTCGGCTGACTTCGTTGAGGTGGACGATGCGGTGGACGTTTTCGAGCTTGGCGAGGCGTGTGGTGAAAAGCACCTCGACGAACAACGCGAAGAACATGTGCATGGAGCGTCGGGCCATCGCCTCGCGTTGGGCTTCGGGCATGTCGGGAAAGCTACGCCGCAAGTTCTCAAGTGCGCGGATGCGATGCCGCTTGTCGAAGCGGTACATGACATCACCCAGGCGCGCGGCGAAGTCGAGATTCGACTCCACCGGCCAGCACTGCATGACCGCAACCACACCGCGAAGTGCAACATATTGGAGGTAGTCGAGTACCTTACTGCGGGGCTTCTTCGGCTTGGGCGATCGGCGTCGGCTCACGGGGACGCCAACGTATACTGGACTCGCATGGGTGATGAAAGCGACAACCCGTTTGGTAATCCTCGTCGCAGGGACGATTCGGGATCGTACGACCTCGCGCCCGATCCCTCGGCCGATTGGTACTGGGCCGAGGGCGACCAGCGTCACGGACCGGTGACGGGCGAGGAACTGCGCGACCGCATCCGTGCCGGCAAGCTCACCAGCGATCAACTCGTCTGGCGTGCGGGCATGGAAGACTGGCGAGCGGCCGGCACATTGCCGGTACTCCAACAGGCGTTCCACGCCCCGGTCAGTCCTGCCATCCCGCCGGTTGCGCCGTCCAACACGCTCCAGTACCGAACCGCCCCGACCCGGGACAACGGCTTCGACAGTCTTGCCGGCCAGGCGACCGGCGCGATGGTGTGCGGCATCATCGCGGTGTTCTTTGGCATGCCGGGTATTTGCTGCTTGCCCATCTCGGCGGTGACGCTGGTGCTGGGGCTGATCGCGTTGGTGCTCGGGTACAACGCCCGGGCAAGCACCTCGCGCGGCGGCCAGGCGACGGCGGGCATCGTGCTCGGTTGGATCAGCCTGGCGCTGTGCGTGCTTTCGTGCGGGTTTACGTTTGCCCTGGGTATCAGCGGCTGAACCGGCGATTCGGATCCCATCGGAATGGTCGGCCGACCCGGCGCGGACGATTCGCGGTCGGTCGGTTGGCGATGCGGCGCGGGTTGCGTTATGCTCCCGAGCCCGCCGAAACCGCCGGCCAGTTGGTCCGGTGACACCCACGAGAACCCGAGGAGACGGCATGCCCGACGCGTGCTTGAGTCTAATCAACCCGCTGTTCAGTCTGACCGACTTCGCCACGTTCGCGACCGCCGCCCCGACCGACTCGGTGCCAACGCTGAACCTGCCCGAAACATCGTTCGGCCCGTTCGTCAACGGCCTGCTGGCCATCCCGTTCGTCATTGTCATCCTGATCAGCGCGAAGCTTGCCGCTTGGGCGGACAAGGACGCGCAGGCGAACCGGTTGCCCCGGGAGATGATCAACATCATCAGCCTCGCCTCGTTGGCGCTCGCGGGGATCGTGTTCTTCGCACTGCCTTCTTTCCTGCTCGCGTTTGCCGGGAGCGTGTTGATTCTGCTGCTGGGCGGCGGAATCTTCCTGGGCATCCGCAACGGCAAGGTCGGTCTCGGAGATCTGGGCGAAGAACTCAGCGACTACTTCGGCAGCCTCATGCCCGGTAGCGGCAAGACGACCCGGAAGAAGAAACAGGAAGACGAAACAGCCATTGAGGGCGAGGTTGTGCTCCTCGATCAGGCGAAGATGCCGGTCGCCGTGCCCGAGGCCGAGGAGCCGACCCGGCCCGGGTACGTCGCGCTTCAGCAGGTGCTCGCGGTACCGTTGCAGCAGGGGAGTGAGCGGATCGACTTACTGCCCGGCTCTAGCGGCGCCCAGGTCCGTTACAGTGTTGACGGCGTCGCATACCCGGGTGCGACGCTCTCGACGGATCAGGCCACTGCGGCAGTCACCACGCTCAAGCGCATCATCGGGCTGAACGTCGACGAACGTCGCAAGATTCAATCTGGCACGCTCAACGCCCGCAGTGTTCACGGCTCGCACAAGATCGGAGTTACGACGTCCGGCTCGACCAACGGTGAGCAGCTCAAGCTCGAGGTCGACAAGCACAACCGCTACGGGATGAAGCTCGACGAACTCGGCTTTCGCAAGAGCCAGCTCGATCGCATCCGCGGACAGCTTTCCGAGCCGGGGGTCGTCCTTGTTGCGTGTCCGCCGAACAACGGGCTGCACACCTTGCTCTACGGTTTGCTCCGCGAACATGATGCGTTTCTTTCGCACATCCAGACGCTTGAGCGTGAAGAACTGTCCGATCTCGAAGGCATCACGCAAAACAGGCTTCAACCCGGTGATAGCGAAGCCGAGCGTGTCGACTGGTTGGTGAGCCAGCAGTCGGACGTGATGATGGTCGAGAAGCTCGAAGACCCGCAGGCAGCCCGCATACTTGCCGACTACGGCAAGGATCACATCGCCTACCTGGGCATCCGTGCGTCGAGCACGTTCGACGCGATCACCCGCTGGCGGAAGTTCGTCGGCGACGACAAGGTCGCGCTCGGCTCGCTGAAAATGGTAGTCGCGGGTCGCGTGTTCCGCCGACTCTGCCCGGCGACGAAGGTGCCGTACACGCCCGACGAACGGGCCCTGCGCTCGATGGGCCTTTCGCCGGACAAGGTCAAACAGCTTTACAAGGCCCATGTCGGTCCGCTCACCGACGCCAAGGGCAACGAGGTGCCCGACACTTTCTGCCACGGCCTTGGTTACAAAGGCCGGATCGGCGCGTACGAGGCTTTCCTCCTCGACAACGAAGCCCGCAAGGCGCTGATCAGCGGGGCATCGGGCCAGCAGATCAAGAGCCTCTTTCGCAAGCAAAACGGTCGCTACATCCAGGAGATGGCGCTCGGCATCGTGCAACTCGGTGAAACCGACCTGCAGGAAGTCCAACGCGTCATGCAAAGCAAATGACCCTCATCTTCAGCCTTACGTTTCTGCTGCTGGTCGGTGTCGTGGCGTACTTCCACTACATCCAGAGCGCGTTTTCGTCGGTGCTCAGCGCGATCTTCGCCGCCCTTGCCGCCGTTCTTGCCGTCGGCTATCACCAGACCATCGCGACTCTCGGCGGCGCGCCGCTCGGCCCATACGGCGATTCGGTCGCCATGGTCGCCATCTTCGGTGTCAGCTATCTGCTACTCCGCATCGCGTTCGACCGGTTCGTGCCGGGCAACCTCATGCTGCCGGTTACGCTCGACCGTGTCCTCGCGGTGGTCGGCGGCCTTGTCGCGGGGATTTTTTGCGTCGGTACTGCCGCGACCGCGGTCCAGCTTTTGCCGTTCGGGCCGAAGGTGTTTTTCTACAGCCCGTACGCGCTGGAGACCCGATCCGACACCGGCGAAGTCGAGGGCGTTCGCGGTCGGATCACGCTGACCCGCTTCGACGAACTCCAAGCCGACGCACTTGATTCGAGCGAGCGGACGAACATCCTGCTGCCGATCGATCAGTGGGTCGTCGGTGTCGCCACGCACGTTAGCGATGGCGGTTCGATGGCGGGCTCGAACAACCTTGCACAGGTCAATCCCAACCTGCTCGACAATGCATACGGGCAGCGCCTATCGCTACAGCCCGGGGCGGACATCATGCTCATGGTCGGCGTCGCGGGCAAGGAAGACGCCAGCGTCAAGGCCGTCTACCGCTTCACCGAGCCGGTTCCGCAAGTCAGCGGCGAGATCGACGTGGTGCGGGAAGACGAACTACCGGCGAGCTTTACACCGGCCAACGGGAAATCGTTGCTCGTGGTGCGGGTGGGGCTCTCGGGCGACGCCGGCGATAGCGACGGCAAGCTCCGCTTCGCCCCAGCTGCGGCGCGGTTCAACGCCGATCGTGGCAACGACTATGCCATCGGCACGTTCACCGAGAGCGGCGTCCTCGTCCGCAACAGACCCGACGACTTCCTCATCGCCCAAGCAGGCGGTGACGTGTTGCTCGCGTTCGAGGTCGAGAGCGACGTGTTCGAAGGTGCCGAGAACGTGCTGGTCGATGACGCGATGGTGACGTTCAAGCGCTACGGCCGGCTGCCGATCGGCGGGGCCAGCGCGGGTGCCTTCGAAGCGACCGCGACTGACAGTGTCCTACGCAAGAGCGATGTCGCCGACGCCATCTCGGCCGCGCGGCGTGGCAATCCCGCACCCGCCGCCGCCGATGATGAAACGGAAGACGAGGAACCGTCGGGCACGAGCGGCGCTCAATCCACCGACACGACGCCGGGCGTTCGTGGCCTGCGTGGCCAGATCGAAGAGCGGAACGAACAGATCGAGTAGGCCACGCGGGCGGTGATCAAAGCCGTGTGCGTCGGTCCTCGTCGAGCTTTTCTCGGATCACCCGACACGGGTTACCGACCGCGACCACGCCGGCCGGGATGTCTTTGGTCACCACGCTGCCCGCACCGATCGTGGTGTCGCTGCCAATGGTGACGCCCGGGAGAATGACCGCGTTGCCGCCGATCCATACGCGATCCCCGACGGTGACCGGGTGTGCCGTTTCGTAGCGTTCGGCCCGTCGTGTCGGATCGATCGGGTGGTGAGGCGTGTAAATCTGAACGTGCGGCCCGAGGAAGCAGTCGTCACCGAACCGGATCGTCGCACAGTCGAGAAACACACAGCCGTGGTTGGCGAAGAACCGGTCGCCGACGTGGATGTGCCGGCCGTAGTCGCAGTGAAAGGGCGGCAGCACGGCCGGCCGCTCGCCCACGCTGCCGAAAAGTTGTTGAAGCAACGCCTCGCGTTCGGCGACATCGTCGTTGCTCGTCATGTTGTACCGCTCGGCGAGGCGTTTGGCCGTGTCGATCAGGTCGCCCATGAGCGGGTCCCCCATGCGGTAGGTCATGCCGCGATGAAGCCGCTCATAGTCCGCCCTTTCGTCGGCCCGCTGCTCGAGCGTTTGCTCGTCCCACATTGCCAGCGGTGGTCGGCCCATCGCCACGGCGCTCGCGGTTGCATGGGTCGTGACGTGACTCAGTGATAGTGACCACGTCGAGATGCCGATCCGAGCCGCGATCTGCTCGGCTTCGCCCGAGAGTTGCAATGCCGGTCGGCCAGTCGGCTCGCGGACGACCTCGACGTCGGTCCAGTTGATGCCGTGCCGTCGGCCGGTACCGATGGCTTTGAGCGTGGCCTCCTTCGCCGCGAACCGCGCGGCGAGGTGTTCCGCCGCCCGCTTTGGGCGCCGCTTCGAGTACGCCAGCTCGTCGGCCGTGAAACATCGCTGCTCGAACCGCGTCCCATGTCTCTCGAGTAACTCCCGGATGCGTGCCACTTCCACGATGTCGATGCCATGCCCGAGCAGTTGCATGGAAAATCATACGATCCTCGGCGATGCTGCCGCCCGGCCCACGACCCGTATAAACTCACGCCATGCGAAAAGCCCTCGCTCTGATTGCCCTCGCCGCCGCAACGGCCGTCGTACCGACCCCCGTGACCGCCGAGCCCATCGCCACCATCGGCAAGGCCAGCGTTGATCGCGACGCGTTCGTCGAAACGCTCATCGAAGCCAACGGCCTGAACCTGCTCATGAACATGATGGTCATGCGCATGGCCGAGCAACAGGCAATTGA
This window contains:
- a CDS encoding GYF domain-containing protein; amino-acid sequence: MGDESDNPFGNPRRRDDSGSYDLAPDPSADWYWAEGDQRHGPVTGEELRDRIRAGKLTSDQLVWRAGMEDWRAAGTLPVLQQAFHAPVSPAIPPVAPSNTLQYRTAPTRDNGFDSLAGQATGAMVCGIIAVFFGMPGICCLPISAVTLVLGLIALVLGYNARASTSRGGQATAGIVLGWISLALCVLSCGFTFALGISG
- a CDS encoding acylphosphatase encodes the protein MNIRQIIFYSGRVQGVGFRATTCSAARGFAVTGTVRNLPDGRVEVVVEGDVDEVADFRRELASRMAGFIRDSQTLDASHTGELEDFRVIR
- a CDS encoding MBL fold metallo-hydrolase is translated as MNEPRIDIISLGTLGRNLLWNEQSAVRTPHATTTLIRVGDKSLLVDPALPPQVLEARLGERCGISADDIDMVFLTTLLPHHRGGIDRFEHATWLADERELAAVAGHVKTLLERGASDVRDALTAELQLLARMKPAEDKPVEGVDLFPMPGVTAGTCGLLVSERSRTVLIAGPAVPTQEHFLAGQVLPDVASVSGAQEAISEVYEIADIVIPGYDNWFLNPRGMSMFNEG
- a CDS encoding ATPase, T2SS/T4P/T4SS family, which gives rise to MPDACLSLINPLFSLTDFATFATAAPTDSVPTLNLPETSFGPFVNGLLAIPFVIVILISAKLAAWADKDAQANRLPREMINIISLASLALAGIVFFALPSFLLAFAGSVLILLLGGGIFLGIRNGKVGLGDLGEELSDYFGSLMPGSGKTTRKKKQEDETAIEGEVVLLDQAKMPVAVPEAEEPTRPGYVALQQVLAVPLQQGSERIDLLPGSSGAQVRYSVDGVAYPGATLSTDQATAAVTTLKRIIGLNVDERRKIQSGTLNARSVHGSHKIGVTTSGSTNGEQLKLEVDKHNRYGMKLDELGFRKSQLDRIRGQLSEPGVVLVACPPNNGLHTLLYGLLREHDAFLSHIQTLEREELSDLEGITQNRLQPGDSEAERVDWLVSQQSDVMMVEKLEDPQAARILADYGKDHIAYLGIRASSTFDAITRWRKFVGDDKVALGSLKMVVAGRVFRRLCPATKVPYTPDERALRSMGLSPDKVKQLYKAHVGPLTDAKGNEVPDTFCHGLGYKGRIGAYEAFLLDNEARKALISGASGQQIKSLFRKQNGRYIQEMALGIVQLGETDLQEVQRVMQSK
- a CDS encoding lysophospholipid acyltransferase family protein, whose product is MSRRRSPKPKKPRSKVLDYLQYVALRGVVAVMQCWPVESNLDFAARLGDVMYRFDKRHRIRALENLRRSFPDMPEAQREAMARRSMHMFFALFVEVLFTTRLAKLENVHRIVHLNEVSRTIELLLDEHRGVIMLTGHYGNWEILGYVLALLGFDTVSVARPLDNPYINDWLLGVRERLGQKIVDKKGATVDVSNALDNHGAVGFIADQNAGPKGMFVPFFGRLASTYKSIGLLAMQYRVPVVVGYARRVEGKFQFHVGASDVIYPEDWESQDDPLRYITERYTRGIETFVSEDPGQYLWVHRRWKTRPKGEKPED
- the acpS gene encoding holo-ACP synthase, which codes for MQLLGHGIDIVEVARIRELLERHGTRFEQRCFTADELAYSKRRPKRAAEHLAARFAAKEATLKAIGTGRRHGINWTDVEVVREPTGRPALQLSGEAEQIAARIGISTWSLSLSHVTTHATASAVAMGRPPLAMWDEQTLEQRADERADYERLHRGMTYRMGDPLMGDLIDTAKRLAERYNMTSNDDVAEREALLQQLFGSVGERPAVLPPFHCDYGRHIHVGDRFFANHGCVFLDCATIRFGDDCFLGPHVQIYTPHHPIDPTRRAERYETAHPVTVGDRVWIGGNAVILPGVTIGSDTTIGAGSVVTKDIPAGVVAVGNPCRVIREKLDEDRRTRL
- a CDS encoding glutamate synthase-related protein; the protein is YLASADQIQIKVAQGAKPGEGGALSGQKVDEFIAKVRHSTPGVGLISPPPHHDIYSIEDLSQLIHDLKNVNPTADVSVKLVSEVGVGTVAAGVAKAKADHIVISGYGGGTGNAALSSIKHCGLPWEIGLAETQQTLVLNGLRGRVKLQSDGGMKTGRDVVVAALLGAEEVGFSTAPLIATGCIMMRVCHLNTCPVGIATQDPELRAKFKGTPEQVINYMFFVAEEVRQHMAELGFRTYDEMVGRSDCLTFPDFSDHPKAKFLNLDAILHRPQIREGDTIRCTQVQDHGLDRALDNQLIELAEPALERGEKVSHFLPVRNINRTAGTMLSGEIAKRFGQAGLPDGSIHFKFSGSAGQSFGAFLAHGVTLEVEGDANDYLGKGLSGGRIIAYPPKVATFKPEENIIAGNVICYGAITGEIFLRGIVGERFCVRNSGATAVVEGVGDHGCEYMTGGRVVVLGQTGRNFAAGMSGGVAYVYDLARNFRSLCNTEMVDLESIAPEDDDVAELRGLLEKHVDHTESGRAQYVLDNFAEELEKFVRVMPTDYRRVLEHRKAIEQRASELAEKQV